The Trichosurus vulpecula isolate mTriVul1 chromosome 3, mTriVul1.pri, whole genome shotgun sequence genome includes a window with the following:
- the LOC118843704 gene encoding PRELI domain-containing protein 1, mitochondrial-like — MVKYFLGQSVLRSSWNQVFAAFWQRYPNPYSKHVLTEDIVHREVTPDRKLLSRRLLTKTNRMPRWAERFFLANVAHSVYILEDSVVDPQNQTMTTFTWNINHARLMVVEERCVYCVNPENSGWTEIRREAWVSSSLFGVSRAVQEFGLARFKSNVTKTIKGFEYILAKLQGEAPSKTLVETAKEATEKAKETALAATEKAKDLASKAATKKQQQQQQHYV; from the coding sequence ATGGTGAAGTATTTCCTGGGGCAGAGCGTGCTCCGGAGCTCTTGGAACCAAGTGTTTGCTGCTTTCTGGCAGCGTTACCCCAACCCCTACAGCAAGCATGTGCTGACGGAGGACATTGTGCACCGGGAGGTGACCCCCGATCGGAAGCTGCTGTCCAGGCGGCTTCTAACGAAGACCAACCGCATGCCCCGCTGGGCGGAGCGCTTCTTCCTTGCTAACGTAGCTCACTCGGTGTACATCCTCGAGGACTCTGTCGTGGACCCACAGAACCAGACCATGACCACTTTCACCTGGAACATCAACCATGCCCGGCTGATGGTGGTGGAGGAAAGATGTGTTTACTGTGTGAACCCTGAAAACAGTGGCTGGACTGAAATCCGACGGGAGGCCTGGGTCTCCTCCAGTTTGTTCGGGGTCTCCAGAGCTGTGCAGGAGTTCGGCCTAGCTAGATTCAAAAGTAACGTGACCAAGACCATCAAAGGCTTTGAGTACATCCTGGCCAAGCTGCAAGGTGAAGCTCCTTCTAAGACACTTGTTGAAACAGCTAAGGAAGCAACTGAGAAGGCGAAGGAAACGGCTTTGGCAGCTACCGAGAAGGCCAAGGACCTGGCCAGCAAGGCCGCCaccaagaagcagcagcagcaacagcaacactatGTTTAA